The following proteins are encoded in a genomic region of Mycolicibacterium rutilum:
- a CDS encoding gamma-glutamyl-gamma-aminobutyrate hydrolase family protein, whose amino-acid sequence MSGSSKARPVVGLTTYLQQAQTGVWDVRASFLPAIYFEGVELAGGIATLLPPQPVDDEIADRLLDGLDGLIVTGGPDVLPDNYGQDPHPATNEANPDNRSRDDFELALVRGAIRRGLPLLGICRGAQVLNVALGGTLHQHLPDVIGHTRHQQGNAVFTTSTVRTVAGTRLAALIGETSDAQCYHHQAVDQLGSGLVISAQDDDGVIEGVEVPGEQFILGVQWHPEERLDDLRLFAAVVDAARTYSTGAHAKGRVNA is encoded by the coding sequence TTGAGCGGCTCTAGCAAGGCGCGGCCCGTCGTCGGGTTGACGACGTACCTGCAGCAGGCCCAGACCGGCGTGTGGGACGTGCGGGCCAGCTTCCTGCCCGCCATCTACTTCGAGGGCGTCGAGTTGGCCGGCGGGATCGCGACACTGCTTCCGCCGCAGCCGGTCGACGACGAGATCGCCGACCGGTTGCTCGACGGTCTGGACGGGCTGATCGTCACCGGAGGCCCGGATGTGCTGCCCGACAACTACGGTCAGGACCCGCACCCGGCCACCAACGAGGCCAACCCCGACAACCGCAGCCGCGACGACTTCGAGCTCGCGCTGGTGCGCGGTGCGATCCGGCGCGGCCTGCCGCTGCTCGGAATCTGCCGCGGCGCACAGGTTCTCAACGTCGCGCTGGGCGGAACCCTGCACCAGCACCTGCCCGATGTCATCGGCCATACCCGCCACCAGCAGGGCAACGCGGTGTTCACCACCTCGACCGTGCGCACCGTGGCGGGCACCCGGCTGGCCGCGTTGATCGGCGAGACCTCGGATGCGCAGTGCTACCACCACCAGGCCGTCGACCAGCTCGGATCCGGCCTGGTGATCAGCGCCCAGGACGACGACGGTGTCATCGAGGGCGTCGAGGTGCCGGGCGAGCAGTTCATTCTCGGCGTGCAGTGGCATCCCGAGGAGCGGCTGGACGACCTGCGGTTGTTCGCCGCCGTCGTCGACGCGGCCCGCACCTATTCCACCGGAGCCCATGCGAAAGGACGGGTGAACGCGTGA
- the ngg gene encoding N-acetylglutaminylglutamine synthetase, with the protein MTTIDPDHTEAITLGLHDASPQHLVDKMADDVVIEMGWGRLIFGQTFAEPETLAEVLRQESLGRRDICMYAREPHVLVSMAPAELFIDPSHTYRLRFTEDDPSAPAPTGFSVRALGSAEDADEMNRVYVRCGMVPAPVEALWQNHLEQDAVDYLVAVRDDDGSVVGTVTGVDHARLFSDPENGSSLWTLAVDPTTSLPGVGAALTRALAAIYRDRGRSYMDLSVSHDNAAAISLYEKLGFERVPVMAVKRKNAINEPLFTHPPETVEDLNPYARIIADEAMRRGIWVEVLDAEAGEMRLSHGGRTVITRESLSEFTSAVAMARCDDKRLTRRLVAEAGIVVPKGRLATFDEQDHAFLDEVGDVVVKPTRGEQGKGITVGVSGPEELDAALARAREEHPHVLIEQRAPGDDLRLVVIDGKVVAAALRRPAEIVGTGHHTIRELIETQSRRRAAATGGESRIPIDAVTESTVAEAGWSFDDVLPEGQRLRVRRTANLHQGGTIHDVTAKVNPHLCEVAVKSAEAIGIPVTGIDLLVPDVTGQDYVFIEANERPGLANHEPQPTAKAFVDFLFPGSPALPQAWTPEEAVN; encoded by the coding sequence ATGACCACCATCGACCCCGACCACACCGAAGCCATCACACTCGGCCTGCACGACGCGTCGCCGCAGCACCTCGTCGACAAGATGGCCGACGACGTCGTCATCGAGATGGGTTGGGGCCGGCTGATTTTCGGTCAGACCTTCGCCGAGCCGGAGACGTTGGCCGAGGTGCTGCGCCAGGAGAGCCTTGGCAGGCGCGACATCTGCATGTACGCGCGCGAGCCGCACGTGCTGGTCTCGATGGCACCCGCCGAACTGTTCATCGACCCCAGCCACACCTACCGGCTGCGGTTCACCGAGGACGACCCGTCGGCGCCGGCGCCGACCGGCTTCTCGGTCCGCGCGCTCGGCAGCGCCGAGGACGCCGACGAGATGAACCGCGTCTACGTGCGGTGCGGGATGGTGCCCGCGCCCGTCGAGGCGTTGTGGCAGAACCATCTCGAGCAAGATGCTGTCGACTACCTGGTCGCGGTGCGCGACGACGACGGCAGCGTCGTCGGCACCGTCACCGGTGTCGACCACGCACGGTTGTTCAGCGACCCGGAGAACGGGTCGAGCCTGTGGACACTGGCCGTCGACCCCACCACCAGCCTGCCCGGCGTCGGGGCCGCGCTCACCCGCGCGCTGGCCGCCATCTACCGCGACCGCGGCCGCTCCTACATGGATCTGTCGGTGAGCCACGACAACGCCGCCGCGATCTCGCTGTACGAGAAGCTGGGCTTCGAGCGGGTCCCGGTGATGGCCGTCAAGCGCAAGAACGCGATCAACGAGCCGCTGTTCACCCATCCGCCCGAGACGGTCGAGGATCTCAACCCGTACGCGCGCATCATCGCCGACGAAGCCATGCGGCGCGGGATCTGGGTGGAGGTGCTCGACGCCGAGGCCGGCGAGATGCGACTGTCGCACGGCGGTCGCACGGTGATCACCCGGGAGTCGTTGTCGGAGTTCACCTCTGCGGTGGCGATGGCACGGTGTGACGACAAGCGGCTGACCCGCCGGCTGGTCGCCGAGGCCGGGATCGTCGTGCCCAAGGGCCGGTTGGCGACGTTCGATGAGCAGGACCACGCATTCCTCGACGAGGTCGGCGACGTGGTGGTCAAACCCACCCGCGGCGAGCAGGGCAAGGGCATCACGGTCGGGGTCAGCGGCCCCGAGGAGCTCGACGCCGCGCTGGCCCGCGCCCGCGAAGAGCACCCGCACGTGCTGATCGAACAGCGCGCCCCGGGTGACGATCTGCGGCTGGTCGTGATCGACGGCAAGGTGGTGGCGGCCGCGCTGCGCAGGCCTGCCGAGATCGTCGGCACCGGCCACCACACCATCCGCGAACTGATCGAGACGCAGAGCCGGCGGCGCGCGGCGGCCACCGGCGGCGAATCCCGCATCCCGATCGACGCGGTCACCGAATCCACCGTCGCCGAGGCGGGCTGGTCGTTCGACGACGTGCTGCCCGAGGGTCAGCGGCTGCGGGTGCGCCGCACCGCGAACCTGCACCAGGGCGGCACCATCCACGACGTGACCGCGAAGGTGAACCCGCACCTGTGCGAGGTGGCGGTGAAGTCGGCCGAAGCCATCGGCATCCCGGTGACGGGGATCGACCTGCTGGTGCCCGACGTCACCGGCCAGGACTATGTCTTCATCGAGGCCAACGAGCGGCCCGGGCTGGCCAACCACGAGCCGCAGCCGACGGCAAAAGCGTTCGTCGACTTCCTGTTTCCCGGCAGCCCTGCGCTCCCCCAGGCGTGGACGCCGGAAGAGGCGGTGAACTGA
- a CDS encoding amino acid permease yields the protein MAQGNAQDKMKSSGGVTYSQAGEGYFEKRQLKRTAGFWGLWGIGVAAVISGDFSGWNFGIGEAGWGGLAIASVVIVIMYFGMLFSIGEMSAAMPHTGGAYSFARAAMGPWGGFVTGFAETIEYVFTTAVIVFFSASYADAVTSDLFNLSMPAWVWWIILYAIFVGLNSWGAEISFKFALVVAIISIGILVLFGVLAIVNGAVDFSKLFDIPADPEVAGSSTFLPSGWLAIVFAMPFAMWFFLGIEELPLAAEEAHEPARDIPRAGIWGLLTLIGCGAIVFFLNPAVTGSAALGASDEPLLDGFRAFLPQNLAAVLSAFALIGLLASLQGIMYAYGRNMYSLSRAGYYPKSLSLTGSRQTPYVALLAGAVIGFVALLIVNANEGAGAVVLNIAVWGAVLAYGLQMISFLLLRRKFPNARRPWVSPTGNAGAIVALVIAAVTFVGVLVNPTYRPAVIAIVIFYIVGLLVFGFYGRHRLVLSPEEEYAVTGGLHGFDPEAEGLGGTIEDEILKGHTD from the coding sequence ATGGCTCAGGGCAATGCGCAGGACAAGATGAAGAGTTCGGGCGGCGTCACCTACAGCCAGGCGGGCGAGGGCTACTTCGAGAAGCGGCAACTCAAGCGGACCGCCGGCTTCTGGGGTCTGTGGGGCATCGGCGTCGCGGCGGTCATCTCCGGCGACTTCTCCGGCTGGAACTTCGGCATCGGCGAGGCCGGCTGGGGTGGTCTGGCGATCGCCTCCGTCGTCATCGTGATCATGTACTTCGGCATGCTGTTCTCGATCGGCGAGATGTCGGCGGCGATGCCGCACACCGGCGGCGCGTACTCCTTCGCCCGCGCGGCGATGGGCCCGTGGGGCGGGTTCGTCACCGGCTTCGCCGAGACCATCGAGTACGTCTTCACCACCGCGGTCATCGTGTTCTTCTCGGCCAGCTACGCCGACGCGGTGACCAGCGACCTGTTCAACCTGAGCATGCCCGCGTGGGTGTGGTGGATCATCCTCTACGCGATCTTCGTGGGGCTGAACTCGTGGGGCGCGGAGATCTCGTTCAAGTTCGCGCTCGTCGTCGCGATCATCTCGATCGGCATCCTCGTGCTCTTCGGCGTGCTCGCCATCGTCAACGGCGCCGTCGACTTCTCCAAGCTGTTCGACATCCCCGCCGACCCGGAGGTGGCGGGCTCGTCGACGTTCCTGCCGTCGGGTTGGCTCGCGATCGTGTTCGCGATGCCGTTCGCGATGTGGTTCTTCCTCGGCATCGAGGAACTGCCGCTGGCGGCCGAGGAGGCCCATGAACCGGCCCGCGACATCCCCAGGGCCGGCATCTGGGGCCTGCTCACGCTGATCGGCTGCGGTGCGATCGTGTTCTTCCTCAACCCCGCCGTGACCGGGTCGGCCGCCCTCGGCGCGTCCGACGAGCCCCTGCTCGACGGGTTCCGCGCGTTCCTGCCGCAGAACCTGGCCGCCGTGCTGTCGGCGTTCGCGCTGATCGGCCTGCTCGCCAGCCTGCAGGGCATCATGTACGCCTACGGCCGCAACATGTACTCGCTCAGCCGCGCCGGCTACTACCCGAAATCGTTGTCGCTCACCGGCTCCCGGCAGACGCCGTATGTCGCGTTGCTTGCCGGCGCGGTGATCGGCTTCGTCGCCCTGCTGATCGTCAACGCCAACGAGGGCGCGGGCGCGGTGGTGCTCAACATCGCGGTGTGGGGCGCGGTCCTGGCCTACGGGCTGCAGATGATCTCGTTCCTGCTGCTGCGCCGCAAGTTCCCCAACGCCCGGCGGCCGTGGGTCAGCCCGACCGGCAACGCCGGAGCCATCGTCGCCCTCGTCATCGCCGCGGTGACCTTCGTCGGCGTGCTGGTCAACCCGACCTACCGCCCCGCCGTCATCGCGATCGTCATCTTCTACATCGTCGGCTTGCTGGTGTTCGGGTTCTACGGCAGGCACCGCCTGGTGCTCTCGCCCGAGGAGGAGTACGCGGTCACCGGCGGCCTGCACGGGTTCGACCCGGAGGCCGAGGGGCTCGGCGGGACCATCGAGGACGAGATCCTCAAAGGCCATACCGACTGA
- a CDS encoding aldehyde dehydrogenase family protein has protein sequence MTEVINPATEEVLTTVEHTDEAGVDDAVAKAKVAQREWARQAPAARAAALRAFAAAVDAHIDELAALEVANSGHPIGNAEWEAGHVRDVLQFYSATPERLSGKQIPVAGGFDVTFNEPLGVVGVITPWNFPMTIASWGFAPALAAGNAVVLKPAEWTPLTTIRLGELAVEAGLPADLFQVLPGRGSVVGERFVSHPDVRKIVFTGSTEVGTRVMAGAAKQVKRVTLELGGKSANIVFDDCDLEQAAATAPYGVFDNAGQDCCARSRILVQRNVYDRFMELFEPAVKGVVVGDPRAKDTEMGPLVSRAHFDSVASFVPDDAPVAFRGSAPSGAGYWFPPTVLTPQRTDRTVREEIFGPVVTVLPFDDEADAIALANDTPYGLSGSIWTENLSRAVRVSRALESGNLSVNSHSSVRYNTPFGGFKQSGLGRELGPDAPLSFTETKNVFFAVQEV, from the coding sequence GTGACCGAGGTCATCAACCCCGCGACCGAGGAGGTGCTGACCACCGTCGAGCACACCGACGAAGCGGGTGTGGACGACGCCGTCGCCAAAGCCAAGGTGGCGCAGCGCGAGTGGGCGCGCCAGGCGCCTGCCGCCCGCGCCGCAGCGCTGCGCGCCTTCGCGGCGGCGGTGGACGCGCACATCGACGAGTTGGCCGCGCTCGAGGTCGCCAACTCCGGGCACCCGATCGGCAACGCCGAATGGGAGGCCGGCCATGTGCGCGACGTGCTGCAGTTCTACTCCGCGACACCGGAACGTCTGTCGGGCAAGCAGATTCCGGTCGCGGGTGGGTTCGATGTCACGTTCAACGAGCCGCTCGGCGTCGTCGGGGTGATCACCCCGTGGAACTTCCCGATGACGATCGCGTCGTGGGGGTTCGCGCCCGCGCTGGCGGCGGGGAACGCCGTCGTGCTCAAGCCCGCAGAGTGGACCCCGCTGACCACGATCCGGTTGGGCGAGTTGGCCGTCGAGGCCGGACTGCCCGCCGACCTGTTCCAGGTGCTGCCGGGCCGCGGGTCGGTGGTCGGCGAGCGATTCGTCAGCCATCCCGACGTGCGCAAGATCGTGTTCACCGGATCCACCGAGGTCGGGACCCGGGTGATGGCCGGTGCCGCCAAACAGGTCAAGCGCGTCACCCTCGAACTGGGCGGCAAGAGCGCCAACATCGTGTTCGACGACTGCGATCTGGAGCAGGCGGCCGCCACCGCCCCCTACGGGGTGTTCGACAATGCGGGCCAGGACTGCTGCGCGCGCAGCCGGATTCTCGTGCAGCGCAACGTCTATGACCGGTTCATGGAGTTGTTCGAGCCGGCTGTCAAGGGCGTGGTCGTCGGCGACCCGCGGGCCAAGGACACCGAGATGGGTCCGCTGGTGTCGCGGGCGCACTTCGACTCGGTGGCATCGTTCGTGCCCGACGACGCTCCGGTGGCGTTCCGGGGTTCGGCTCCCTCGGGCGCCGGATACTGGTTCCCGCCGACCGTGCTGACCCCGCAGCGCACCGACCGAACCGTGCGCGAGGAGATCTTCGGCCCGGTGGTTACGGTGCTGCCGTTCGACGACGAGGCCGACGCGATCGCGCTGGCCAACGACACCCCCTACGGCCTGTCCGGATCGATCTGGACCGAGAACCTGTCCCGGGCCGTGCGGGTGTCGCGGGCGCTGGAATCGGGCAACCTGTCGGTCAATTCGCATTCCTCGGTCCGCTACAACACACCGTTCGGCGGCTTCAAGCAGTCCGGGCTGGGCCGCGAACTCGGGCCCGACGCGCCGCTGTCCTTCACCGAGACCAAGAATGTTTTCTTTGCCGTGCAGGAGGTTTGA
- a CDS encoding SDR family oxidoreductase, which translates to MADFTGKTILVTGATGGIGAATVRRLVADGATVYAGGRNVDGLSALADETGARPVPFDLTSEDDIRDAVSGLALDGVVNCGGFGGEIATPQDTDIAVFDKVISINARGSLLVIKHVAPAMIGRGGGAIVNVSSQASLVALPGHISYGSSKAAVDNITRVSALELGPHNIRVNSVNPTVVMTEMSASHWGRPDVGPPFLAQMPLGRWATEEEIAGPIVFLLSDDAAMITGVCLPVDGGYTCR; encoded by the coding sequence GTGGCTGATTTCACCGGTAAGACGATCCTGGTCACCGGTGCGACCGGCGGCATCGGCGCGGCGACGGTGCGCAGGCTCGTCGCCGACGGCGCGACCGTCTACGCCGGCGGGCGCAACGTCGATGGCCTGAGCGCGCTGGCCGACGAGACCGGTGCCCGCCCGGTGCCGTTCGACCTGACCTCCGAGGACGACATCCGCGACGCCGTATCGGGTCTGGCGCTCGACGGGGTGGTCAACTGCGGCGGGTTCGGCGGGGAGATCGCGACGCCGCAGGACACCGACATCGCGGTGTTCGACAAGGTCATCAGCATCAACGCGCGGGGCAGCCTGCTCGTCATCAAGCACGTCGCGCCGGCCATGATCGGCCGCGGCGGCGGCGCGATCGTCAACGTCTCGAGTCAGGCGAGCCTGGTGGCGCTGCCCGGACACATCTCATACGGCTCGTCGAAAGCCGCGGTGGACAACATCACCCGGGTGAGCGCACTCGAACTCGGCCCGCACAACATCCGGGTCAACAGCGTCAACCCGACCGTCGTGATGACCGAGATGTCGGCATCGCACTGGGGCCGTCCCGACGTCGGCCCGCCGTTTTTGGCGCAGATGCCGCTGGGCCGGTGGGCGACCGAAGAGGAGATCGCCGGGCCGATCGTGTTCCTGCTGAGCGACGACGCGGCGATGATCACGGGCGTCTGCCTGCCGGTCGACGGTGGCTACACCTGCCGCTGA
- a CDS encoding alpha/beta fold hydrolase, with the protein MPSTTVTVEGITVPVDVAGPDKGSVVVLLGAAHQSPAAYTPVCQRLHTASLRTVVVPPDPRLTAKSVVSVLDALEIKWALLVGDRIGGELAWELAATRLDRFIGLVVIDRGHPRVADAAGVVRDEHCPPVEMNTTALVSNPAARAVARASQQFVYGDYRMVDLLGRRNAQESTAQLAAEIVMRTSTW; encoded by the coding sequence ATGCCATCCACCACGGTCACGGTCGAGGGAATCACCGTGCCCGTCGACGTCGCGGGTCCCGACAAGGGTTCGGTCGTCGTGCTGCTCGGCGCGGCCCATCAGTCGCCCGCGGCCTACACCCCGGTCTGCCAACGACTGCACACCGCATCGCTGCGCACCGTCGTGGTGCCGCCCGACCCCCGGCTGACCGCGAAGTCGGTCGTCTCTGTCCTCGACGCGCTCGAGATCAAGTGGGCGCTGCTGGTCGGCGACCGCATCGGTGGGGAACTGGCGTGGGAACTCGCCGCGACCCGGCTGGACCGGTTCATCGGGCTGGTCGTGATCGACCGCGGGCATCCGCGGGTGGCCGACGCCGCCGGCGTGGTCCGCGACGAACACTGCCCGCCGGTCGAGATGAACACCACCGCGCTGGTCAGCAACCCGGCCGCCCGCGCGGTCGCCAGGGCCAGCCAGCAGTTCGTGTACGGCGACTACCGGATGGTCGACCTGCTCGGCCGCCGCAACGCGCAGGAGTCCACCGCGCAACTGGCCGCCGAGATCGTGATGCGCACCAGCACCTGGTGA
- a CDS encoding glutamine synthetase family protein, whose product MSVPSGMLAEADLERLVAAGEVDTVILAFCDMQGRLTGKRVSARLFVEEVAAHGAECCNYLLAVDVDMNTVAGYAMSSWETGYGDMVMTPDFSTLRLLPWLPGTAMVMADLSFTDGRPVGVAPRSILTRQIDRLAERDLVPYAGTELEFMVFDDGYREAWAKGYRGLTAATDYNIDYAMLASTRMEPLLRDIRLGMTGAGMYCEGVKGECNLGQQEIAFRYDHALVTCDNHTIYKNGAKEIADQHGKSLTFMAKFDEREGNSCHIHISLRGSDGSAVFADDDDPQGMSPMFRSFVAGQLATMRELTLFYAPNINSYKRFAEGSFAPTAIAWGLDNRTCALRVVGHGHGMRMENRAPGGDVNQYLAVSALIAGGLYGIEHELELPEAMQGNAYTSGAERLPTTLAEAAARFEQSEVARAAFGDEVVEHYLNNARVELDAFNAAVTDWERIRGFERL is encoded by the coding sequence ATGAGCGTTCCATCGGGCATGCTGGCCGAGGCCGACCTCGAGCGGCTGGTCGCCGCCGGTGAGGTCGACACCGTCATCCTCGCGTTCTGCGACATGCAGGGCCGGCTGACCGGCAAGCGGGTCTCCGCGCGGTTGTTCGTCGAAGAGGTCGCCGCGCACGGCGCGGAGTGTTGCAACTACCTGCTGGCCGTCGACGTCGACATGAACACCGTCGCCGGTTATGCGATGTCGAGCTGGGAGACCGGCTACGGCGACATGGTGATGACGCCGGACTTCTCCACGTTGCGGCTGCTGCCGTGGCTGCCCGGCACGGCAATGGTGATGGCCGATTTGTCGTTCACCGACGGCCGGCCCGTCGGCGTCGCGCCGCGCAGCATCCTCACCCGCCAGATCGACCGGCTCGCCGAGCGCGACCTGGTGCCCTATGCCGGGACCGAACTGGAGTTCATGGTTTTCGACGACGGTTACCGCGAGGCCTGGGCCAAGGGCTATCGCGGGCTGACCGCGGCGACGGACTACAACATCGACTACGCGATGCTGGCGTCCACGAGGATGGAACCGCTGCTGCGCGACATCCGGCTGGGCATGACCGGTGCCGGGATGTACTGCGAAGGCGTCAAGGGGGAGTGCAACCTCGGCCAGCAGGAGATCGCGTTCCGCTACGACCACGCGCTCGTCACGTGTGACAACCACACGATCTACAAGAACGGCGCCAAGGAGATCGCCGACCAGCACGGCAAGAGTCTGACGTTCATGGCGAAATTCGATGAGCGCGAGGGCAACAGCTGCCACATCCACATCTCGCTGCGCGGTTCCGACGGCTCGGCCGTGTTCGCCGACGACGACGATCCACAGGGCATGTCGCCGATGTTCCGCAGCTTCGTGGCCGGCCAGCTGGCCACGATGCGCGAGCTGACCCTGTTCTACGCGCCGAATATCAACTCTTACAAGCGGTTCGCCGAGGGCAGCTTCGCGCCGACGGCGATCGCGTGGGGGCTGGACAACCGCACGTGCGCGCTGCGGGTGGTGGGCCACGGCCACGGCATGCGGATGGAGAACCGTGCGCCGGGCGGCGACGTCAACCAGTACCTCGCGGTGTCGGCGTTGATCGCCGGCGGCCTGTACGGCATCGAGCACGAGCTGGAATTGCCCGAAGCCATGCAGGGCAACGCCTATACCAGCGGCGCCGAGCGGCTGCCGACCACGCTGGCCGAGGCGGCCGCGCGGTTCGAGCAGTCCGAGGTGGCGCGCGCGGCGTTCGGTGACGAGGTCGTCGAGCACTACCTCAACAACGCGCGCGTCGAACTCGACGCGTTCAACGCCGCGGTGACGGACTGGGAAAGGATTCGAGGCTTTGAGCGGCTCTAG
- a CDS encoding N-acetylglutaminylglutamine amidotransferase encodes MCGATGEVRLDGLTPDIAAVSAMAEAMTPRGPDSAGAWSQGRVALGHRRLKIIDLTEAGGQPMLDSELGLAVAWNGCIYNYKQLRRELSEAGYRFFSHSDTEVLLKAYHHWGDRFVERLYGMFAFAIVERDSGRVLLGRDRLGIKPLYLTETPQRIRFASSLPALLAGGDVDTRIDSVALHHYMTFHSVVPAPRTILRGVSKVPPASLVAIEPDGRRITSTYWEPDFTRREDRADWSERDWEDAVLESLRVAVDRRLVADVPVGCLLSGGVDSSLIVGLLAEAGQHGLKTFSIGFESVGGVAGDEFKYSDIVAERFGTDHHQIRIGTDRMLPALDGAIGAMSEPMVSHDCVAFYLLSQEVAKHVKVVQSGQGADEVFAGYHWYPPLSEPDAGDVDGAVARYRKAFFDRDRAGYDALISPSYTVDGDPSLDFVTEHFARAGAATGVDRGLRLDSTVMLVDDPVKRVDNMTMAWGLEGRVPFLDHELVELAATCPPELKIAHEGKGVLKQAARQVIPSEVIDRPKGYFPVPALTHLEGPYLDMVRDALYAPAAKERGLFRPEAVDRLLADPNGRLTPLRGNELWQLALLELWLQRHGVTGPAA; translated from the coding sequence GTGTGTGGAGCCACCGGCGAGGTGCGTCTCGACGGCCTGACGCCTGACATCGCAGCGGTCTCGGCGATGGCCGAGGCGATGACCCCGAGGGGCCCGGACTCAGCGGGCGCGTGGTCACAGGGCAGGGTCGCGCTCGGACACCGTCGCCTGAAAATCATCGACCTGACAGAAGCGGGCGGTCAGCCCATGCTCGACTCCGAGCTGGGGCTCGCCGTCGCATGGAACGGCTGCATCTACAACTACAAGCAGCTGCGCCGCGAACTGAGCGAGGCCGGTTACCGGTTCTTCTCGCACAGCGACACCGAGGTGCTACTCAAGGCGTACCACCACTGGGGCGACCGGTTCGTCGAACGCCTCTACGGCATGTTCGCGTTCGCGATCGTCGAGCGCGACAGCGGCCGGGTGCTGCTGGGCCGTGACCGGCTCGGCATCAAGCCGCTGTATCTGACCGAGACCCCGCAGCGGATCCGGTTCGCTTCGTCGCTACCCGCGCTGCTGGCCGGCGGCGACGTCGACACCCGCATCGACTCGGTCGCGCTGCACCACTACATGACGTTCCACTCCGTCGTTCCCGCGCCGCGCACCATCCTGCGCGGAGTGAGCAAGGTGCCGCCGGCGTCGCTGGTGGCCATCGAACCCGACGGCCGCCGCATCACCTCCACCTACTGGGAGCCCGACTTCACCCGCCGCGAGGACCGCGCCGACTGGTCCGAACGCGATTGGGAGGACGCCGTTCTCGAGTCGCTGCGGGTCGCGGTCGACCGCAGGCTGGTCGCCGACGTGCCGGTCGGCTGCCTGCTGTCCGGCGGCGTGGACTCCAGCCTGATCGTGGGGCTGCTGGCCGAGGCCGGACAGCACGGCCTGAAGACCTTCTCCATCGGCTTCGAGTCTGTCGGCGGGGTCGCCGGCGACGAGTTCAAGTACTCCGACATCGTCGCCGAACGGTTCGGCACCGACCACCACCAGATTCGCATCGGCACCGACCGGATGCTGCCCGCGCTCGACGGCGCGATCGGCGCGATGAGCGAGCCGATGGTCAGCCATGACTGCGTGGCCTTCTATCTGCTCAGCCAGGAAGTCGCCAAACACGTCAAGGTGGTGCAGTCCGGTCAGGGCGCCGACGAGGTGTTCGCCGGCTACCACTGGTATCCGCCGCTCAGCGAACCGGACGCCGGTGACGTCGACGGGGCGGTCGCCCGCTACCGCAAGGCGTTCTTCGACCGCGACCGCGCCGGATACGACGCGTTGATCTCGCCGTCGTACACCGTCGACGGCGACCCGAGCCTGGACTTCGTCACCGAGCACTTCGCGCGGGCGGGCGCCGCGACCGGCGTCGACCGCGGGCTGCGCCTCGACAGCACGGTGATGCTGGTCGACGACCCGGTCAAGCGCGTGGACAACATGACAATGGCATGGGGGCTGGAGGGCCGGGTGCCGTTCCTCGACCACGAACTCGTCGAACTGGCCGCCACCTGCCCGCCCGAGCTCAAGATCGCCCACGAAGGCAAGGGCGTGCTGAAACAGGCTGCGCGGCAAGTTATCCCGTCTGAGGTCATCGACCGGCCGAAGGGATACTTCCCGGTGCCCGCGCTGACCCATCTGGAGGGCCCGTACCTCGACATGGTGCGTGACGCGCTGTACGCGCCGGCCGCCAAGGAGCGCGGCCTGTTCCGGCCCGAGGCGGTCGACCGGTTGCTCGCCGATCCCAACGGCCGGCTCACCCCGCTGCGCGGCAACGAGTTGTGGCAACTGGCGCTGCTCGAACTGTGGTTGCAGCGGCACGGGGTGACGGGTCCCGCGGCATGA
- a CDS encoding HAD-IA family hydrolase → MTGSVRIDVDGLLLDCDGVLVDSHDAAAIAWNRWATHWAPGFDFHRDIEHGRRISDLVAELIGDTSQVEVAAAELKQLELDTATDVRPIPGARELLAACPPGRWAVVTSGNRALATARMASAGLPPAPVLVTGEDVDNGKPFPDPYLLAAQRLQIPPERCAVFEDAPAGIASAREAGVPTIVGVGAAAAPVTLAVADLRAVRFDGARLEIARDALLPQTGE, encoded by the coding sequence GTGACCGGCTCCGTGCGTATCGATGTCGACGGTCTGCTGCTCGACTGCGACGGCGTACTCGTCGACTCGCATGACGCGGCGGCGATCGCCTGGAACCGATGGGCCACCCACTGGGCGCCCGGCTTCGACTTTCACCGCGACATCGAGCACGGCAGACGGATCAGCGACCTGGTCGCCGAATTGATCGGCGACACAAGCCAAGTCGAGGTCGCGGCGGCCGAACTCAAACAGCTCGAACTGGACACCGCCACCGACGTCCGGCCGATCCCCGGCGCGCGCGAACTGCTGGCGGCCTGTCCTCCCGGACGCTGGGCCGTGGTGACGTCGGGCAACCGGGCGCTGGCCACCGCCCGCATGGCCTCGGCGGGCCTGCCGCCCGCGCCGGTGCTGGTGACCGGTGAGGACGTCGACAACGGCAAGCCGTTTCCCGACCCGTATCTGCTCGCCGCGCAACGCCTGCAGATCCCACCTGAGCGATGCGCGGTCTTCGAGGACGCGCCGGCCGGTATCGCGTCGGCCCGCGAAGCGGGGGTGCCCACGATCGTCGGTGTCGGCGCTGCGGCCGCGCCCGTCACCCTCGCCGTCGCCGACCTGCGCGCGGTGCGGTTCGACGGCGCCCGCCTCGAGATCGCGCGCGACGCACTGCTGCCACAGACCGGCGAGTAG